In Ornithinibacter aureus, the genomic stretch TCGTTCGGCCTGGCCGTCATCGCCCTGGGGACGACGTGGTTGCCGTTGTCGCGCGGCGACTTCACCACGCAGATCGCCGTGGTGGCGTTCGTGGCCATCGCCACGGCATCCTTCGCCGACCTCGGTGCCGGGATGGCAGCGCTTCGGCCGTGGATGCTGCCCGCGGCCATGCTCCTCGGCGGGCTGGGTGCCATCATCGCCGCGTCGGTCATCGACGGCCCGGGCGTTGCTCCGGCAGCGCTCGTGGGGTTCGTCTGCGCCGCGGTCTCGCACGCGATGCGCCGGGTCCACAGCGTGCTGCCGGCCATCACCACGGTCAAGAGCCAGATGTCCAGCGCCGCCGCTGCGCTGCTCGTTCCCGGCGTCGTGGCCTACGGGTTGTCCCTGCTGATCATCGGCTGACGGCCTGCGCCCGGCGCTTCAGTAGACGAGGGAGCGGGCGCCGGGCGCCATGACCTCCTCGACGAAGGCCGCCGCCCCACGGATGCCGGCCCCCGTCATGAGGTCGGATGCCGTGAGCCCGCGGCGGGCCGCGCACTGGCCGCACACCGTGACCCTCGCCCCCTCGAGAAGGAGGTCGCGAAGCTCGGCCAGCGGCACGGCATCCGGGAGGTCGACCAGCTCGGCTCGACCCGGCACGGCCATGAACGACGCGTCGCCGGTGAGCCACAGGCTGACCTCGATTCCGGCGGCCAGGGCGGTCGCCGCCACGGTGAAACCCTGGTTGAGCCGTTCGAGGGCCTCGGTGCCGCAGGTGACCTTGACGACGAGTGAGGGCTGCGCGGAGTCCATAGGATGCAGCGTATGGTCTTCACCCTCGACACCAGCCTGCACCCGGATCTCGCGCCCCTGGCCTGGCTCGTCGGCCGCTGGGCCGGTGCCGGTCTCGTCGGCTACCCGACGATCGAGTCGGCCCGTTTCGGCCAGGAGATCGTCTGCAGCCACGACGGCCGCCCGTTCCTCGAGTGGCGGTCCCAGACCTGGCTGCTCGACGACGACGGCAACCAGGTGCGCCCGCTCGCGACGGAGGTCGGCTTCTGGCGCATGGTGCCGCCCCACGACGACGGCACGAACGCCGAGCTGCTGCTGACCCACCACACCGGGTTCGTCGAGATGTACGCCGGGGTGGCTTCACCCGCCAAGGTCGAGCTGCGCACCGACGGCGTCATGCGCAGCCCGTTCGCCAAGGAGTACACCGCGGGCCACCGCATGTACGGCAACGTCAACAGCAACCTCATGTGGGTCATGGACATGGCCGCCATGGGGCAGCCGCTGCAGTCGCACATCTCCGCGGAGCTCAAGCGCGTCGAGTGACCCCGCCGTGCGGGTCGGGGGCTGTGCGTCAGGGGGTGACGAAGACGTCGAGGTAGGTGTCCATCGAGTCGGTGCGCAGCGCCTCACCGAGCTCGGCCATCCCGGCCTCATCCACGATGTCGATCGAGGCGCCCTGCGGCGAGGTGCCGTAGCCGGAGAACGGTGCCGTCGCGAAGATGACGTCGCCGCCGCGCACGTTGCGCAGCGCGATCGCGTAGTCGGTCATCGCGCGAGTGGTCAGGCCCTTGTCGACGACGAGGTTCTCGGTGGCGGCGTTCGCGAACTTGGCGACGGTGATCGGGTTCGCGATGTTCTCGGGCTTGGTCGCCTCGAGCATCAGCGCCTTGATGAAGGCGAGCTGGCGCCGACCACGCGAGATGTCACCCTCGCTCAGGGTGTAGCGCTCACGGACGAAGGCCAGCGCCTGCTCGCCATTGAGGTCGTTCCAACCCTTGACGATGCCGTCGGCGCCGCCCTCCTCGGCGTACACGCGAACGCCACCCACGGCATCCGTCATGTTCTTGAACCCCTCGAAGTCGGTGCGGGCGACGTGGTGGATGCGCACGCCGAGCAGCTGCTCCATGGTCTGGACGAGCAGGGGTTCGCGGCCGAAGGCATAGGCGGCGTTGATCTTGTTCTTGCCGCGCCCGGGGATGTCCACGTAGAGGTCCCGGGGGAAGTGGATCATCTGCACCGCGCTGTTGTCCTCGGGGACGTGCACGAGGACGATGACGTCGGACCGCCCGGCGTCACCGGGGCGGGTGTCGGAGCCGATGACGAGGAAGTTGGTGCCGGTGCCGGTTTCTGCGACCGGCTCGCCGTCGGGGGCGGTGACCGGCTGGCGCTCGCCGAGGTCGATGCCCTGGTCGATGTTGTTGCCGACCGTGAACGCGAGGTAGCCGACGTAGGCCACACCGGTTCCGACGATGAGGCCGAAGATGCTGAGCATCACGATGAGCGCCCGCCGGGAGCCCCGACGATCACGCCGCTTCTGCTCGCGGCGGGTCTCCTGAGTATCAGGAAGCCCTTCGATCAGGGACCCCACGCCGTTATCACTCACCCACCCAGTCTACGAGCCTTGTCTGGACGCCCGCTGGACGCTCCGCAGCCGGTACCGCCGCATCTGCCCGGGGCGCGGGGATGCATGGCCCGGCGTGGCGGCGACATACATTGGTGGGGTGAGCGATCTCGGCGAGCGACTGCGGGCCTGCGGCAAGCGGCTGACCTCGCAGCGTGAGCGGGTGCTCGGCGCCGTGGGGCGGCTCGGTCACGCGACCCCGGACGAGATCGTGGATGCCGTGGCGCGCGACGGGGGCGGACAGGTTGCCGCGTCGACGGTGTACCGCGCCCTCGATGCACTTCAGGAGCTGGGTCTGGTCGGGCACACCCACGTCGACCACCGTGCGCCGAGCTACCACCTCGCCGAGCACGCCACCCACCTGCACGTCGTCTGCCGGCGGTGCGGCTGGGTGGGCGAGGCCCCGCTCACCGCGGCGGACGAACTGGTGGCCCGGCTCGACGAGTCCTTGGGGTTCGCCGCCGAGGTGTCGCACGCCGCCGTGCACGGGCTGTGCGGGCAGTGTCGCTCCGCCGACCTGCCCGATGTCGGTGACCCGCACCACGCCGGTGAGCCGCACCACGCCGGTGACCACCCGGCATCCGCCGCGGTGTCGTCCGCACCCCCCGAGTCCCCGAAGGCCACACCATGACCACGTCCACCGTGAGTTCGCCCCTGCTCGATCGCCAGGGCGCGGTCGAGGGTGAGGGCGCCGACGCCGGGGTGGCGGCCCACTACGGCGACCCCATGCGTGAGCAGCGCCTGCTGGCCGAAGGGCTCGCCGTGGTCGACCTGTCGCACCGCGGGGTCGTCACCGTCACCGGGCCCGACCGCCTCACGTGGTTGCACTCGATGACCACCCAGCACCTCACCGGCCTGGCACCTCGCACGTCGCGCGAGTCGCTCGTGCTCTCGCCCAAGGGGCACATCGAGCACGCCCTGCACCTCGTCGACGACGGGGAGACGACGTGGATCACCGTCGAGCCCGGGGGAGCGCCCGCCCTCGTGGCGTGGCTGAACTCGATGCGCTTCATGCTGCGGGTCGAGGTCGCCGACGGCACCGCGCACTGGGCAGTGCTCGGCGAGCCCATCGGCGCCGAGTCCGCTCAGGGGGAGCCGCTCGCGTGGGTCGACGCGTGGCCCGCCCTCGTGGGTGACACGGCGGCATACGGGCCGGTCGAGGGGCACCCCGGCGAGGGACGTGCGTGGCGTGAGCTCATCGTGGCGCGCCCTGACCTCGAGGCCGCGGTCGGCGACCGACCGCTGGCCGGCACCTGGGCCGCCGAGGCGTTGCGGGTCATGGCGTGGCGCCCGCGGCTCGGGGCCGAGACCGATCACCGCACCATCGCGCACGAGGTCGACTGGCTGCGCACCGCGGTGCACCTGCACAAGGGCTGCTACCGCGGTCAGGAGACCATCGCCCGCGTCCACAACCTCGGGCGGCCCCCGCGACGGCTCGTCTTCCTGCACCTCGACGGGTCGGGTCACGTGCTCCCGGATGCCGGTGCGCCGGTGCGCTTCGGCGACCGGGAGGTGGGTCGGATCACCACGGTGGCGCGCCACCACGAGGACGGCCCGGTCGCGCTCGCGGTCATCAAGCGCTCGATCCCCGAGGACGTGGATCTTCTCGTCAGGGAGACGGCGGCATCGCAGACCGTCGTCGTGAGTGGCTGATCCCCGAAGAATCTTCGGCGATGACCTGACATGATGGGGGCCATGGCCACCTCATCCACCCCGGTCGGGACCCTCATCACCGTCGCCCCCACGGGCGCCGAGCACGCCAAGGCGGACCTGCCCCAGCTGCCGACGACCCTCGACGAGCTCGTCGAGACCGCCAGGCGCTGCGAGGCGGCCGGGGCGGCGCTGATCCACCTGCACATCCGCGACGCCGACCACGCGCCGACGTTGGACCGGGGTTTGCTGAGGGCGTCGGTGGATGCCGTGCGCTCGGAGACCGACCTCATCGTCCAGCTGTCGACGGGGGGCTCGGTGCACGACCCGCTCGAGACGCGGCTGACCGTGCTCGACGCCGAGCCGGACTCGTGCTCGCTCACGTGTGGGACGACGAACTTCGGTGAC encodes the following:
- a CDS encoding DsrE family protein; translation: MDSAQPSLVVKVTCGTEALERLNQGFTVAATALAAGIEVSLWLTGDASFMAVPGRAELVDLPDAVPLAELRDLLLEGARVTVCGQCAARRGLTASDLMTGAGIRGAAAFVEEVMAPGARSLVY
- a CDS encoding FABP family protein, coding for MVFTLDTSLHPDLAPLAWLVGRWAGAGLVGYPTIESARFGQEIVCSHDGRPFLEWRSQTWLLDDDGNQVRPLATEVGFWRMVPPHDDGTNAELLLTHHTGFVEMYAGVASPAKVELRTDGVMRSPFAKEYTAGHRMYGNVNSNLMWVMDMAAMGQPLQSHISAELKRVE
- a CDS encoding LCP family protein, with protein sequence MSDNGVGSLIEGLPDTQETRREQKRRDRRGSRRALIVMLSIFGLIVGTGVAYVGYLAFTVGNNIDQGIDLGERQPVTAPDGEPVAETGTGTNFLVIGSDTRPGDAGRSDVIVLVHVPEDNSAVQMIHFPRDLYVDIPGRGKNKINAAYAFGREPLLVQTMEQLLGVRIHHVARTDFEGFKNMTDAVGGVRVYAEEGGADGIVKGWNDLNGEQALAFVRERYTLSEGDISRGRRQLAFIKALMLEATKPENIANPITVAKFANAATENLVVDKGLTTRAMTDYAIALRNVRGGDVIFATAPFSGYGTSPQGASIDIVDEAGMAELGEALRTDSMDTYLDVFVTP
- a CDS encoding Fur family transcriptional regulator — protein: MSDLGERLRACGKRLTSQRERVLGAVGRLGHATPDEIVDAVARDGGGQVAASTVYRALDALQELGLVGHTHVDHRAPSYHLAEHATHLHVVCRRCGWVGEAPLTAADELVARLDESLGFAAEVSHAAVHGLCGQCRSADLPDVGDPHHAGEPHHAGDHPASAAVSSAPPESPKATP
- a CDS encoding YgfZ/GcvT domain-containing protein — its product is MTTSTVSSPLLDRQGAVEGEGADAGVAAHYGDPMREQRLLAEGLAVVDLSHRGVVTVTGPDRLTWLHSMTTQHLTGLAPRTSRESLVLSPKGHIEHALHLVDDGETTWITVEPGGAPALVAWLNSMRFMLRVEVADGTAHWAVLGEPIGAESAQGEPLAWVDAWPALVGDTAAYGPVEGHPGEGRAWRELIVARPDLEAAVGDRPLAGTWAAEALRVMAWRPRLGAETDHRTIAHEVDWLRTAVHLHKGCYRGQETIARVHNLGRPPRRLVFLHLDGSGHVLPDAGAPVRFGDREVGRITTVARHHEDGPVALAVIKRSIPEDVDLLVRETAASQTVVVSG